Proteins from one Anopheles nili chromosome 2, idAnoNiliSN_F5_01, whole genome shotgun sequence genomic window:
- the LOC128720131 gene encoding gametocyte-specific factor 1 homolog produces MASLNVPNFGKVLICPYNISHHISVTGMPSHLIKCRRQHRNAKIAICLFNRTHCVPEQELAFHMKNCPDRAMMETYQYVTSTNGNMSDLALDAAINGTKGKPDDYQPSQTGNDDENWDDMNAKPYNPVAYCETHAVIRKATHKTAAEKRQFYEDEKHRISQLRKRNL; encoded by the coding sequence ATGGCCTCGTTGAATGTTCCAAACTTCGGAAAAGTTCTAATATGCCCTTACAACATCTCGCATCATATTAGTGTTACAGGCATGCCGTCACATTTAATAAAATGTCGACGACAACATCGAAATGCAAAAATCGCCATATGTTTGTTCAACCGAACCCACTGCGTCCCGGAACAGGAGTTGGCATTCCACATGAAAAATTGTCCGGACCGAGCAATGATGGAGACGTATCAGTATGTTACCTCGACGAATGGCAACATGTCTGATTTGGCGCTTGACGCTGCTATTAACGGAACGAAGGGCAAGCCAGACGACTACCAACCGTCTCAAACTGGTAATGATGACGAGAATTGGGATGATATGAATGCCAAGCCGTACAACCCAGTTGCATACTGTGAAACGCATGCTGTGATCCGCAAAGCCACTCACAAAACTGCCGCAGAAAAACGCCAGTTCTACGAAGATGAGAAGCACCGTATCTCCCAGCTCAGAAAGCGCAATCTGTAA